In a genomic window of Accipiter gentilis chromosome 23, bAccGen1.1, whole genome shotgun sequence:
- the IP6K2 gene encoding inositol hexakisphosphate kinase 2 isoform X1: protein MSPAFGAMEVEHYSKGVLLEPFVHQVGGHSCVLRFNDKTICKPLIQREHQFYETLPTEMRKFTPQYEGVVSVSFEEDEDGNLCLIAYPLSGDHDNLENLDNSDCEPKSKLLRWTNKKAMLLENEKVSKEWVRQHRKEEKMKSHKLEEEFEWLKKSEVLYYTVEKKGNVSSQFKHHNPWSMKCHQQQLQRMKENAKHRNQYKFILLENLTSRYEVPCVLDLKMGTRQHGDDASEEKKANQIRKCQQSTSAVIGVRVCGMQVYQAGTGQLMFMNKYHGRKLSVQGFKEALYQFFHNGKYLRRELFESVIKKLTELKSVLEKQESYRFYSSSLLIIYDGKERQEVAVDSDPEDLEDLSEESSDESAGAYAYKPTASTVDVRMIDFAHTTCKYYGEDSVVHEGQDTGYVFGLQNLIDIIKEIRDESSE, encoded by the exons ATGAGCCCAGCATTTGGAGCTATGGAAGTGGAGCACTATTCCAAGGGAGTCCTGCTCGAGCCTTTTGTCCACCAGGTTGGAGGACACTCCTGTGTCCTCCGGTTTAATGACAAGACCATCTGTAAACCCCTTATTCAAAGAGAACACCAGTTCTATGAGACTCTCCCAACAGAAATGCGTAAATTCACTCCGCAATATGAGG GTGTGGTGTCGGTGAGCTTTGAAGAGGATGAAGATGGAAACTTATGTCTAATAGCATATCCATTAAGTGGGGACCATGATAACTTAGAAAACTTAGATAATTCTGACTGTGAACCCAAAAGTAAGCTGTTGCGATGGACTAACAAAAAGGCAATGTTGTTAGAAAATGAGAAAGTGTCTAAGGAATGGGTCCGGCAGcacaggaaagaggagaaaatgaaaag TCACAAATTGGAGGAAGAATTTGAATGGCTGAAGAAATCTGAAGTCTTGTATTATACtgtagagaaaaaaggaaatgtaagTTCACAGTTTAAACACCATAATCCTTGGAGCATGAAATGTCATCAGCAGCAGTTGCAGCGgatgaaggaaaatgcaaaacaCCGGAATCAATACA AATTCATTTTGCTGGAAAACCTAACATCTCGATACGAAGTACCATGTGTGTTGGACCTTAAGATGGGAACCCGACAGCATGGAGATGATGCGTCAGAAGAGAAGAAGGCTAATCAAATTCGCAAGTGTCAGCAGAGTACATCGGCTGTTATTGGAGTCCGAGTTTGTGGCATGCAG GTCTACCAGGCAGGCACTGGCCAGCTAATGTTCATGAATAAATACCACGGAAGAAAACTCTCAGTCCAAGGATTTAAAGAAGCACTTTACCAGTTCTTTCATAACGGCAAATACCTGCGCAGGGAACTCTTTGAATCTGTTATTAAAAAACTGACTGAACTCAAGTCTGTCCTAGAGAAGCAGGAGTCTTACCGCTTCTATTCAAGCTCCTTGCTGATCATTTATGATGGAAAGGAAAGGCAGGAAGTTGCTGTTGACTCAGACCCAGAGGACTTAGAGGACCTTTCAGAGGAATCGTCAGATGAGTCAGCAGGAGCATATGCCTACAAACCAACTGCTAGTACTGTTGATGTCCGTATGATAGACTTTGCCCACACAACCTGCAAGTACTATGGAGAAGATAGCGTGGTGCATGAGGGCCAAGACACGGGTTATGTTTTTGGACTTCAGAATTTAATAgatattattaaagaaataagAGACGAAAGTAGTGAATAA
- the IP6K2 gene encoding inositol hexakisphosphate kinase 2 isoform X2 produces MLLENEKVSKEWVRQHRKEEKMKSHKLEEEFEWLKKSEVLYYTVEKKGNVSSQFKHHNPWSMKCHQQQLQRMKENAKHRNQYKFILLENLTSRYEVPCVLDLKMGTRQHGDDASEEKKANQIRKCQQSTSAVIGVRVCGMQVYQAGTGQLMFMNKYHGRKLSVQGFKEALYQFFHNGKYLRRELFESVIKKLTELKSVLEKQESYRFYSSSLLIIYDGKERQEVAVDSDPEDLEDLSEESSDESAGAYAYKPTASTVDVRMIDFAHTTCKYYGEDSVVHEGQDTGYVFGLQNLIDIIKEIRDESSE; encoded by the exons ATGTTGTTAGAAAATGAGAAAGTGTCTAAGGAATGGGTCCGGCAGcacaggaaagaggagaaaatgaaaag TCACAAATTGGAGGAAGAATTTGAATGGCTGAAGAAATCTGAAGTCTTGTATTATACtgtagagaaaaaaggaaatgtaagTTCACAGTTTAAACACCATAATCCTTGGAGCATGAAATGTCATCAGCAGCAGTTGCAGCGgatgaaggaaaatgcaaaacaCCGGAATCAATACA AATTCATTTTGCTGGAAAACCTAACATCTCGATACGAAGTACCATGTGTGTTGGACCTTAAGATGGGAACCCGACAGCATGGAGATGATGCGTCAGAAGAGAAGAAGGCTAATCAAATTCGCAAGTGTCAGCAGAGTACATCGGCTGTTATTGGAGTCCGAGTTTGTGGCATGCAG GTCTACCAGGCAGGCACTGGCCAGCTAATGTTCATGAATAAATACCACGGAAGAAAACTCTCAGTCCAAGGATTTAAAGAAGCACTTTACCAGTTCTTTCATAACGGCAAATACCTGCGCAGGGAACTCTTTGAATCTGTTATTAAAAAACTGACTGAACTCAAGTCTGTCCTAGAGAAGCAGGAGTCTTACCGCTTCTATTCAAGCTCCTTGCTGATCATTTATGATGGAAAGGAAAGGCAGGAAGTTGCTGTTGACTCAGACCCAGAGGACTTAGAGGACCTTTCAGAGGAATCGTCAGATGAGTCAGCAGGAGCATATGCCTACAAACCAACTGCTAGTACTGTTGATGTCCGTATGATAGACTTTGCCCACACAACCTGCAAGTACTATGGAGAAGATAGCGTGGTGCATGAGGGCCAAGACACGGGTTATGTTTTTGGACTTCAGAATTTAATAgatattattaaagaaataagAGACGAAAGTAGTGAATAA